From the genome of Nasonia vitripennis strain AsymCx chromosome 1, Nvit_psr_1.1, whole genome shotgun sequence, one region includes:
- the LOC100294696 gene encoding ADP-ribosylation factor-like isoform X1, whose translation MGLTISGMLTRLFGKKQVRILMVGLDAAGKTTILYKLKLGEIVTTIPTIGFNVETVEYKNICFTVWDVGGQDKIRPLWRHYFQNTQGLIFVVDSNDRERIAEAERELANMLKEDELRDAVLLVFANKQDLPNAMSAAELTDKLGLNSLRGRHWYIQSACATQGHGLYEGLDWLSNELAKK comes from the coding sequence ATGGGTCTTACAATCAGTGGTATGCTGACTCGCCTTTTCGGCAAAAAGCAGGTGCGCATTCTCATGGTGGGTCTGGATGCAGCTGGTAAAACCACGATACTGTACAAGTTAAAGCTCGGCGAGATCGTGACCACTATACCCACCATTGGCTTCAACGTTGAAACCGTCGAGTACAAGAACATCTGCTTTACTGTCTGGGACGTAGGTGGCCAAGACAAGATCAGACCTCTTTGGAGGCACTACTTCCAGAACACGCAGGGCCTCATATTTGTGGTAGACAGCAACGATCGCGAGCGTATAGCCGAAGCCGAGCGTGAGCTCGCAAACATGCTGAAGGAAGACGAGTTAAGGGATGCCGTGCTGCTGGTCTTCGCCAACAAGCAGGATCTGCCTAACGCCATGTCCGCGGCCGAGCTCACGGACAAACTCGGCCTCAACTCCCTGCGGGGACGTCACTGGTACATACAGAGTGCCTGCGCCACTCAGGGTCACGGATTATACGAAGGTCTTGACTGGCTCAGCAACGAGCTCGCCAAGAAGTGA
- the LOC100119750 gene encoding E3 ubiquitin-protein ligase ZNF598 encodes MSVTNNSGKNLPSDSSNNASNTCIVCYKNVEYYSIGMCEHPVCYECSTRMRVLCQQNECPICRQDLPKVVFTKEIKPFRFLRKGNLVDSKYNIYFDNHEVREQFLRLLAHKCSVCEDNQFFNSFNSLKEHMRRKHDLHYCDLCVENLKIFSHERRCYTKAELLRHRRKGDLDDKSHKGHPLCEFCEQRYMDNDELYRHLRRDHLFCHFCDADGLHQYYSSYDYLREHFRQEHHLCEEGGCADEQFTSVFRTDIDLKAHKASVHGRQLGKAAAKQARTLELEFTLAPRGDLRNRRGPPGAARSSRDYEGNNHSRNHHHREHQREPEPEPYVPEPEFVRQPLVDVQSTEEFPTLGNATPSLVSSSLGPAKGRSNLTIRGSLRQGNYNENFPALGPEASSNPSKSASVSSSGPSAAKTLNFSLSSSNKASTVVRQQSATPNLSIHVNHRPNGTVTTRLSGANLRISSSSSSNSNRNPAMSSGSQPRDLDFPALGRSVGNLAGQSATALLSSQPQPQQQQQSWTKITCVKPAAMPKAKKVAPAPQLGPALNSGEDFPSLAKGSTTTAKPPSATWVQVQSSGTSNDSSIMTDATKGKAKKKKMKQQQQTASNGNASSSDSTSKSNPKSKDQDPSKKDKSKSNNKQNSEQTSSNNKINSTKVLNHVAETSAPAPAQRKRSELKIDSLNTTNNNNLSVEAKTPKTASTMPDDFPALGRNLGRPPGLSSPPPGFTAAPPPGFLSRPNGLTFTNSSGESYAIVPEETERDRYAYLPPANFQRRNQNLIAEFNNCFGGEESEELKAFRYLSGLFRTGICDADQYYKQCRTVMGAESFKRLFPELLALLPDIEKQRELFEVHRRETNAGARIKGLEACANCGQILRSSDLQAHATSHTLENHFPALGTGTATSSTGAWSKK; translated from the exons ATGTCAGTAACCAACAATAGCGGTAAAAATTTACCAAGTGACAGCAGCAACAATGCGTCAAATACCTGCATCGTCTGCTACAAGAATGTGGAATACTACAGCATTGGTATGTGCGAGCACCCTGTATGTTACGAGTGCAGTACTCGAATGAGAGTACTCTGCCAGCAAAATGAGTGTCCAATCTGTCGTCAAGACCTACCCAAGGTAGTTTTTACCAAGGAAATCAAGCCTTTTCGCTTTTTGAGAAAGGGAAATTTGGTTGATTCAAAATATAACATCTACTTTGACAATCATGAAGTACGAGAACAGTTTCTAAGGTTATTGGCTCACAAGTGTTCAGTCTGCGAGGACAATCAATTCTTTAACTCATTCAACAGCCTTAAGGAGCACATGAGGAGAAAACATGACCTTCACTATTGTGACCTTTGCGTTGAAAACCTCAAG ATATTCTCTCATGAGCGGCGCTGTTATACGAAGGCCGAGCTGTTGCGGCACCGACGGAAGGGCGATTTGGATGACAAAAGTCACAAAGGCCACCCGCTCTGCGAATTTTGCGAACAGCGCTACATGGACAATGATGAGCTGTACCGACATTTGCGCCGTGATCATCTTTTCTGTCACTTTTGCGATGCGGACGGTTTGCATCAGTATTACAGCTCGTATGACTACTTGCGCGAGCATTTCCGCCAGGAACATCATCTCTGCGAGGAGGGAGGATGTGCCGACGAGCAGTTTACCAGTGTATTTCGTACCGACATCGATCTCAAGGCACATAAAGCCAGTGTTCATGGAAGACAGCTGGGGAAGGCTGCGGCCAAGCAAGCTAGAACATTGGAGCTTGAGTTTACATTGGCACCCAGAGGTGATCTTAGGAATAGAAGAGGGCCACCCG GTGCGGCAAGAAGTTCAAGGGATTACGAGGGTAACAACCACTCGCGAAACCACCACCATAGGGAGCACCAACGGGAGCCAGAGCCAGAACCTTATGTTCCAGAGCCGGAATTTGTACGCCAGCCCTTGGTAGATGTACAAAGCACCGAGGAGTTTCCAACGTTAGGCAATGCCACGCCGTCCCTCGTTTCAAGCAGCCTTGGTCCTGCGAAGGGCCGAAGCAATCTTACGATCCGAGGCAGTCTACGCCAGGGTAACTACAACGAGAACTTTCCCGCCTTGGGACCTGAGGCTTCGTCCAATCCTTCCAAGTCTGCGTCTGTGTCGAGTTCTGGGCCGTCGGCTGCTAAAACCTTGAATTTCAGTTTATCGAGCTCAAATAAGGCGTCCACGGTTGTAAGACAGCAGAGCGCTACTCCCAATTTATCGATCCATGTCAATCATAG GCCAAACGGTACAGTAACGACGCGTTTATCCGGTGCGAATCTACGCATtagcagtagtagtagcagcAATAGTAACAGGAATCCAGCGATGTCCTCGGGATCTCAGCCGCGCGACCTAGACTTCCCAGCGCTGGGACGTTCGGTTGGTAATCTGGCCGGTCAATCGGCAACAGCTCTTTTGAGCAGTCAGCCGCAaccgcagcagcaacagcaatcCTGGACAAAAATCACCTGTGTCAAGCCCGCAGCCATGCCAAAAGCTAAGAAGGTCGCACCCGCACCACAGCTCGGACCAGCACTCAACTCTGGGGAAGACTTTCCTAGCCTTGCCAAAGGGTCGACAACGACTGCCAAGCCACCTTCTGCTACGTGGGTCCAA GTCCAATCTTCAGGTACGAGCAACGATTCGTCCATAATGACGGATGCGACAAAAGGCAAAgccaaaaagaaaaagatgaAACAGCAACAACAGACAGCCAGCAATGGTAACGCTTCGAGTTCGGATTCGACTTCGAAATCTAATCCGAAGAGTAAGGATCAGGATCCAAGCAAGAAGGACAAGAGTAAATCCAACAATAAACAGAACTCCGAGCAAACTAGCAGCAATAACAAGATCAACAGCACTAAAGTGTTGAACCACGTTGCTGAGACATCGGCTCCCGCACCAGCGCAGCGCAAACGATCCGAGCTCAAAATTGATAGTCTTAATACcacaaacaataataatttaag CGTCGAAGCGAAAACCCCCAAAACAGCCTCGACCATGCCTGACGACTTTCCAGCATTGGGCAGAAACCTAGGTCGTCCTCCAGGTTTGTCGAGTCCACCCCCGGGTTTCACGGCGGCTCCGCCGCCAGGTTTCTTAAGTCGACCGAATGGTCTGACATTTACTAACAGCTCTGGCGAGAGCTATGCCATTGTACCTGAGGAAACAGAGCGAGATCGCTATGCCTACCTGCCGCCGGCCAATTTCCAGCGGCGCAACCAAAATCTCATCGCAGAGTTTAACAATTGTTTCGGCGGCGAGGAAAGCGAGGAACTCAAAGCCTTCCGATACCTAAGCGGACTCTTCCGCACTGGCATCTGTGATGCTGACCAGTACTACAA GCAATGCCGAACAGTGATGGGCGCGGAGTCGTTTAAGCGCCTGTTCCCAGAACTATTAGCTCTACTACCGGACATTGAAAAACAGCGCGAGCTGTTCGAAGTGCACCGGCGCGAGACAAACGCAGGCGCCCGGATTAAGGGTCTTGAGGCCTGCGCTAACTGCGGACAAATACTGCGCAGCTCGGATCTCCAGGCGCATGCCACTAGTCACACTCTTGAGAACCACTTCCCCGCGCTGGGCACGGGCACCGCCACCTCCTCCACTGGTGCATGGTCCAAGAAGTAA